In a single window of the Arachis hypogaea cultivar Tifrunner chromosome 6, arahy.Tifrunner.gnm2.J5K5, whole genome shotgun sequence genome:
- the LOC112696347 gene encoding cysteine proteinase 15A, with product MARLSLLLLLVAAVATAVDDQADPLIRQVTDGDHHMLNAEHHFTTFKTKFGKSYATQEEHDYRFGVFRANLRRAKLHAKLDPSAEHGVTKFSDLTPEEFKRQYLGLKPLRLPSTANKAPILPTSDLPENFDWRDKGAVTPVKNQGSCGSCWAFSTTGALEGAHYLSTGELVSLSEQQLVDCDHVCDPEEYGACDAGCNGGLMNNAFDYILQAGGVQTEKDYPYSGRDETCKFDKSKVAATVANFSVVSLDEDQIAANLVKHGPLAVGINAIFMQTYIGGVSCPYICGKNLDHGVLLVGYGAAGYAPIRFKDKPFWIIKNSWGESWGEDGYYKICRGKNVCGVDSMVSSVVATTFTSSNN from the exons ATGGCTCGCctctccctcctcctcctcctcgtcgCCGCCGTCGCAACCGCCGTCGACGACCAAGCCGATCCCTTGATCCGTCAAGTAACCGATGGAGACCATCACATGCTCAACGCCGAGCACCACTTCACAACCTTCAAGACTAAGTTCGGAAAGTCTTATGCCACTCAAGAAGAGCACGATTACCGCTTTGGCGTCTTCCG GGCGAACCTGAGGAGGGCGAAGCTGCACGCGAAGCTGGATCCGTCGGCGGAGCACGGTGTCACGAAATTCTCCGATCTGACGCCAGAGGAGTTCAAGAGGCAGTACCTTGGGTTGAAGCCGCTGCGGCTTCCGTCGACCGCTAACAAGGCTCCAATCCTGCCGACGAGCGATCTTCCAGAGAATTTCGATTGGCGTGACAAGGGTGCTGTTACTCCAGTCAAGAACCAG GGCTCTTGTGGTTCATGTTGGGCGTTTAGCACGACTGGGGCTTTGGAAGGCGCTCATTATCTGTCCACCGGAGAGCTTGTCAGCCTTAGTGAGCAACAGCTTGTAGACTGTGACCATGTG TGTGATCCAGAAGAATATGGAGCATGTGACGCAGGCTGCAATGGTGGGTTGATGAACAATGCTTTCGACTACATACTCCAGGCTGGAGGAGTACAGACAGAGAAGGACTATCCTTACAGTGGAAGAGACGAGACCTGCAAATTCGACAAGAGCAAGGTCGCAGCTACAGTTGCGAATTTCAGTGTGGTTTCCCTTgatgaagaccaaattgctgcaAATCTAGTGAAGCATGGCCCTCTTGCAG TTGGTATCAATGCAATATTCATGCAGACATACATAGGGGGAGTCTCATGCCCCTACATCTGCGGCAAGAATCTGGATCATGGCGTGCTCCTAGTGGGTTATGGCGCGGCCGGATATGCTCCCATTCGCTTCAAGGACAAGCCATTCTGGATCATCAAGAATTCATGGGGAGAGAGCTGGGGAGAGGATGGATACTACAAGATCTGCAGGGGTAAGAATGTGTGTGGAGTGGATTCCATGGTCTCAAGTGTAGTAGCTACTACATTTACATCTAgcaacaattaa
- the LOC112696348 gene encoding protein SHI RELATED SEQUENCE 5-like, protein MAGLFSLGPHHSKQEEQDQEENNNNNSNIQLLLRNEEIYTNSSTTNTNTNRGFEIWPHHHQPSYYSFGLGPSSERNTTTTNLNDDVSVSFSDESNRFGFTVMRSSSSGSGLGSGTNCQDCGNQAKKDCLHLRCRTCCRSRGFQCSTHVKSTWVPAAKRRERQHTLASLQQQQPGRAGEGEGGGDVHSRRSREASACVPMPITTTGLELGQFPPELNSPAVFRCVKVSPMDAPDERYAYQTAVNIGGHVFKGILYDQGPDGPFATNAAAAGEGSSHGGGEPHHQQLSLITTTSGAGITFDPSQLYPAPMNAFMAGTQFFPPPRT, encoded by the exons ATGGCAGGTTTATTCTCTCTAGGTCCACATCATAGCAAACAAGAAGAACAAGATCAAgaagaaaacaacaacaacaacagcaacatcCAATTGCTATTGAGAAACGAAGAGATCTACACCAATAGcagcaccaccaacaccaacaccaacagaGGGTTCGAGATATGGCCTCATCATCATCAACCGAGCTACTACTCCTTCGGTTTGGGTCCATCTAGTGAGAGAAACACCACCACCACAAACCTAAACGACGACGTTTCGGTGTCTTTCTCTGATGAGTCTAATCGGTTCGGGTTCACCGTGATGAGATCTTCTTCTTCTGGATCGGGTTTAGGAAGCGGCACCAATTGCCAAGACTGCGGTAACCAAGCCAAGAAAGACTGCCTCCACCTTCGCTGCCGAACCTGCTGCCGAAGCCGAGGGTTTCAATGTTCTACTCACGTCAAAAGCACCTGGGTTCCTGCTGCCAAACGACGCGAGCGCCAACACACTCTCGCGTCGTTACAGCAGCAGCAACCCGGGAGAgcaggagaaggagaaggaggaggcgATGTTCACTCTAGACGAAGTAGAGAAGCCTCCGCTTGTGTTCCCATGCCGATTACTACTACAG GGTTGGAACTAGGGCAATTCCCTCCGGAGTTGAACTCACCGGCGGTGTTCCGGTGCGTCAAAGTCAGCCCAATGGACGCACCTGATGAGAGGTACGCGTATCAAACGGCTGTCAATATAGGAGGCCATGTTTTCAAGGGGATTCTCTACGATCAAGGTCCAGATGGTCCTTTCGCCACCAATGCCGCCGCCGCCGGTGAAGGTTCCTCCCATGGAGGAGGTGAGCCTCATCATCAACAACTCAGTCTCATAACAACCACCAGCGGTGCCGGCATCACATTTGACCCTTCACAGCTTTATCCGGCGCCGATGAATGCTTTCATGGCCGGTACGCAATTCTTTCCGCCCCCGAGAACCTAG
- the LOC112805402 gene encoding protein FAR1-RELATED SEQUENCE 5-like: MEGESAADECYQPLSAEEEGGDAFGIGSDEFGDKVENGKLGVESDAHENFGDSFFDNWEERAVDGIAELGCINFKEIIAKEIMMCHFPDRLVAFLFYSLYANMNSFAVRKNKIRRNVRNEVTQQEFVCFRKGSREMGSVNNGMRRKREPKAETRCGCETEMRVHVHSESGRWITSYFQDVHNHELLDDRLTFMLPGHRKMDAAALEQMNMMLRVGIKMPQIYSSFVHTAGGFQNLPFLKRDMYNQIGKQRRLIGGDATACLKFLESTAQANPGMFVRYLVDKDGCLVHLFWSDNCSQLDYGLFGDVVAFDATYRKNKYMCPLVVFPGVNHHNQTIVFADALVANENEQTYT, encoded by the coding sequence ATGGAGGGAGAATCCGCGGCAGACGAATGTTATCAGCCGTTGTCTGCTGAAGAAGAGGGAGGCGATGCCTTTGGTATTGGTAGCGACGAATTCGGTGACAAAGTTGAGAATGGGAAATTAGGGGTGGAGTCGGATGCACATGAGAATTTCGGGGACAGCTTCTTTGACAACTGGGAAGAGAGAGCAGTCGACGGTATTGCAGAGCTGGGGTGTATCAATTTCAAGGAAATAATTGCAAAGGAGATTATGATGTGCCATTTTCCGGATCGATTGGTGGCATTCTTGTTTTACAGTTTGTATGCGAATATGAATAGTTTCGCTGTGAGGAAGAATAAGATTCGGCGAAATGTGAGAAATGAGGTTACGCAACAAGAATTTGTATGTTTCCGAAAGGGGTCCAGAGAAATGGGGTCCGTTAACAACGGCATGCGACGGAAACGTGAGCCAAAGGCGGAGACCAGATGCGGCTGTGAGACAGAAATGCGCGTCCATGTGCACTCGGAAAGTGGTAGATGGATAACATCGTACTTTCAGGACGTTCACAACCACGAGTTGTTGGACGATAGACTGACTTTCATGCTACCGGGGCATAGGAAAATGGATGCAGCCGCCCTGGAACAAATGAACATGATGCTTAGAGTTGGGATTAAAATGCCACAGATTTATTCATCTTTTGTGCACACTGCCGGGGGATTCCAAAACCTTCCATTTCTAAAGAGGGATATGTATAACCAGATAGGCAAGCAACGGAGGCTCATTGGCGGGGATGCCACGGCTTGCCTTAAGTTCTTGGAATCAACGGCGCAGGCGAATCCAGGAATGTTTGTGCGTTATTTGGTGGACAAGGACGGTTGTTTGGTGCATCTGTTTTGGTCTGATAATTGCAGTCAGCTAGATTATGGTTTGTTTGGGGATGTCGTGGCATTTGATGCGACATATCGGAAGAATAAGTATATGTGTCCACTGGTTGTGTTTCCTGGAGTCAACCACCATAACCAAACAATTGTGTTTGCCGATGCGCTAGTTGCAAATGAGAATGAGCAGACTTACACCTAG
- the LOC112696349 gene encoding B-box zinc finger protein 20: MKIQCDVCSKDEASVFCTADEAALCNGCDHRVHHANKLASKHQRFSLLRLSTKQNFPLCDVCKERRAYVFCQQDRAILCKDCDIPIHSANEHTKKHTRFLVTGVKLSDSAKLYSAATTPPPPPLIGSNSSSDSNSKASQIPKSLVSEPTSSAAGLPPIKGGSLVGVAEEDASTSTRSISEYLIETIPGWQVEDFLDSSTVPFGFSKGGDEMFSVFDGEIDGNMYAFSTMEKMGMWVPQAPPPPPPPLVYPSQFCEAKDVTNNNIKGSISRSRLGDDNFIVPQISLQSNNTKRPRYLW; this comes from the exons ATGAAGATCCAGTGCGACGTGTGTAGCAAGGACGAGGCATCGGTGTTCTGCACCGCCGATGAAGCCGCCCTATGCAACGGCTGCGACCACCGTGTCCACCATGCCAACAAGCTCGCATCCAAACACCAACGCTTCTCTCTTCTCCGTCTCTCCACAAAGCAAAACTTCCCTCTCTGTGATGTTTGCAAG GAGAGAAGGGCCTATGTGTTCTGCCAGCAAGATAGAGCGATTCTATGCAAAGATTGTGATATTCCAATTCATTCTGCAAATGAACACACAAAGAAGCATACTAGATTCCTTGTCACCGGTGTTAAACTCTCGGATTCTGCTAAACTCTATTCAGCCGCCactactcctcctcctcctcctttgattGGAAGTAATAGTAGTAGTGACTCTAATTCCAAAGCTTCTCAGATTCCAAAATCTTTGGTATCTGAGCCGACTTCTTCAGCAGCGGGGCTTCCCCCAATTAAGGGAGGAAGCTTGGTTGGTGTTGCCGAAGAAGACGCTTCCACGAGTACTCGCAGCATATCTGAGTACTTGATAGAGACTATACCTGGCTGGCAAGTTGAAGACTTTCTTGATTCATCAACTGTTCCCTTTGGTTTCTCTAAG GGTGGTGATGAGATGTTTTCAGTGTTTGACGGTGAAATTGATGGAAATATGTATGCATTTTCAACAATGGAGAAGATGGGGATGTGGGTTCCTCAAgcaccgccaccaccaccaccacctcttgTATATCCTTCACAATTTTGTGAGGCAAAAGATGTcaccaacaacaacatcaaagGTAGCATCAGCAGATCAAGGTTGGGGGATGATAATTTCATTGTCCCTCAGATTAGTCTTCAATCCAACAACACCAAGAGACCAAGATATCTATGGTAG